From the genome of Virgibacillus siamensis, one region includes:
- a CDS encoding PrpR N-terminal domain-containing protein translates to MIKTLLIAPYQGLAETAKKMKVPDEIELDVTVANLEEGVRVAKLAEKQGYDLIVSRGGTASMIQDVVSIPVVYIEITGYDMLRVFTLIRGIKVGVALVGYANISQGAATICSILEFDVKMITIQSRNEVRGHLEKLKQQGYTVVIGDVITVQVAEQVGLRGVLITSGKEAISAALEEGKRVYYFFRRVNNQFYYFQETFNLMPFPTVLLRSDGEIMEKNLLFGQYKGSNEILTSGTIYNIMKQVLANEATQWAEIEGENCIYEIQAFLVNKSEAIIGINIHSSFEKTETKAVRIIGDSVYIPIIGESDQSQSLRENIQQYANSDGAVCIIGESGIGKYSVAKAMHFKRFGQDSPIIVIEGGYLTEEPFKQEVQSKISTIKFGTVLIKDIESVPHEIQKNLYSLLHNLPNTVKVIVLAEASLEKLVYERSFNKDLYNEISKYVLHLPPLRKRKEDIRDFVDYFLAQFHEEDGNETVGMKQDAVEYLKQFEWPGNLSQLRNVIRELSIMNPLNYIELSHVKELLDKYEQMSDIDDKRLPLDGTLKEIEQKIIKQVLHEEGNNQSNAAKRLDINRSTLWRKLKE, encoded by the coding sequence ATGATAAAAACACTATTGATTGCACCTTATCAAGGATTGGCAGAGACGGCTAAAAAGATGAAGGTACCTGATGAGATTGAATTGGATGTAACCGTAGCCAATCTGGAAGAAGGGGTTAGGGTTGCAAAATTGGCGGAAAAGCAAGGGTATGATTTAATTGTCAGTCGTGGAGGTACCGCTTCGATGATTCAAGATGTGGTATCGATTCCGGTTGTGTATATCGAAATAACGGGATATGATATGTTACGCGTATTCACCCTTATTCGTGGAATTAAGGTTGGGGTAGCATTAGTTGGTTATGCGAATATTTCTCAAGGCGCAGCTACAATCTGCAGTATATTGGAATTTGATGTGAAGATGATTACAATCCAATCAAGGAATGAAGTGAGGGGACACTTGGAGAAGCTAAAACAACAGGGATACACTGTAGTAATTGGGGACGTAATCACTGTCCAGGTTGCTGAACAGGTAGGGTTGCGTGGTGTGTTAATCACTTCAGGAAAAGAAGCAATCTCGGCTGCTCTGGAAGAAGGCAAAAGAGTATATTATTTCTTCCGACGCGTAAATAATCAATTTTATTATTTTCAAGAGACGTTTAATTTGATGCCATTCCCGACTGTTTTACTTCGCAGTGATGGTGAAATAATGGAGAAGAATTTATTATTTGGACAATATAAAGGGAGCAATGAAATTTTAACGTCGGGTACCATTTACAACATTATGAAACAGGTTCTGGCAAACGAAGCAACCCAGTGGGCGGAAATAGAAGGCGAAAATTGCATTTACGAGATCCAAGCTTTTTTAGTAAATAAGTCAGAAGCCATTATAGGAATAAACATTCACAGCTCATTCGAAAAAACAGAGACCAAGGCAGTTCGGATTATTGGAGATTCAGTATACATTCCTATTATAGGGGAAAGTGACCAGTCTCAAAGCTTAAGGGAAAATATTCAACAGTATGCTAATTCAGATGGTGCCGTATGTATTATAGGGGAATCCGGGATAGGGAAATATAGCGTTGCAAAGGCAATGCATTTTAAACGTTTTGGACAGGATTCCCCTATTATTGTCATAGAGGGAGGTTATTTAACAGAAGAGCCTTTTAAACAAGAGGTGCAATCCAAAATTTCCACTATTAAATTCGGTACGGTTTTGATAAAAGATATTGAATCTGTTCCGCATGAAATACAAAAAAACCTTTACAGTTTGCTGCATAATCTACCGAATACTGTGAAAGTTATTGTACTAGCTGAAGCATCGCTTGAAAAACTTGTTTATGAACGTTCTTTTAATAAGGATCTTTATAACGAAATATCGAAATACGTTTTACACCTTCCTCCATTACGGAAGAGGAAGGAAGATATCAGAGATTTTGTTGATTATTTTTTGGCACAGTTTCATGAAGAAGATGGTAATGAAACTGTTGGAATGAAGCAGGATGCCGTGGAATATTTGAAGCAATTTGAATGGCCGGGTAACCTTTCCCAATTGAGAAATGTGATTAGGGAACTAAGTATTATGAACCCGTTGAATTACATTGAACTTTCCCATGTGAAAGAACTTCTTGATAAATATGAGCAAATGTCCGATATTGACGATAAACGTTTGCCACTAGATGGGACTTTAAAAGAAATAGAACAAAAGATAATTAAACAGGTATTGCACGAGGAAGGTAATAATCAATCTAATGCAGCTAAGCGACTGGATATCAATCGATCTACATTATGGCGAAAATTGAAAGAGTAA
- a CDS encoding four-carbon acid sugar kinase family protein — protein sequence MKKLIGIIADDLTGANDSGVQLIEKGINTSVLFDIPRNQDNLDSGLVIDTNSRALSGEEAVSLTTKAGSFLKQSGYQSIYKKMDSTLRGHIGIELKALYNVFTPEFVFIAPAFPQLGRTTKDGIHYVNGVKIAETEISKDPKHPVMESSIPKLLEQEIGQPVGLLKKADIEDEESFRETINEFKRNKINYIVCDAESQRDLQQAVQKMVTASERIIWAGSAGLAEVLPYVLGISQKIDKRSFPISNRVMTVCGSLSQVTQNQVSYAIRQPDVTAVELDPLQIFVNDWETHRRDIIARMLEGLQNGNDIILYVPSNPEVRKSVMEAGKDLNLTGYQIGERISGSIGEIVATIAEKNKDLTGLVLTGGDTAKDVSHHLGGIGFHLIKQVEAGIPLGTLIGTDVNYAVVTKAGAFGDESSIYRAMRELKGVLENE from the coding sequence ATGAAAAAACTTATAGGAATTATTGCCGATGATTTGACTGGAGCAAATGATAGTGGTGTTCAGCTTATTGAAAAGGGGATTAATACTTCCGTTCTTTTCGATATTCCAAGGAACCAGGATAACCTTGATAGTGGTTTAGTAATTGATACAAATTCACGTGCGCTTTCTGGAGAAGAAGCGGTCTCCTTGACCACGAAGGCCGGTAGTTTTCTAAAACAATCAGGCTATCAATCTATATATAAAAAAATGGATTCAACTTTACGCGGGCATATCGGTATTGAATTGAAAGCTCTATATAATGTATTTACCCCGGAGTTTGTTTTTATAGCTCCGGCTTTTCCACAGCTTGGCCGAACTACAAAAGACGGTATACATTATGTTAATGGAGTAAAAATAGCAGAGACGGAAATATCAAAAGATCCGAAGCACCCTGTTATGGAATCATCCATTCCCAAGTTATTAGAACAAGAAATCGGGCAACCGGTCGGCTTGTTGAAAAAGGCGGATATTGAAGATGAAGAGAGTTTTCGGGAAACTATAAATGAATTTAAAAGAAATAAGATAAACTATATTGTTTGTGATGCGGAAAGTCAGAGAGATTTACAACAGGCAGTACAAAAAATGGTTACTGCCTCTGAGCGGATTATTTGGGCTGGATCTGCCGGTTTGGCAGAAGTGCTTCCATATGTTCTGGGAATCAGTCAAAAGATAGATAAACGTTCCTTTCCAATATCCAATCGTGTTATGACAGTTTGTGGAAGTTTGTCACAGGTAACCCAGAATCAGGTAAGTTATGCAATTAGACAACCCGATGTAACAGCCGTTGAACTGGATCCTTTGCAAATATTCGTAAATGATTGGGAAACACATAGGCGAGATATTATTGCGCGAATGCTTGAGGGATTACAAAATGGGAATGATATTATTTTATATGTTCCCTCCAATCCAGAAGTTAGGAAAAGCGTTATGGAAGCCGGGAAAGATTTGAATTTAACAGGTTATCAAATAGGGGAGCGAATTTCTGGCTCTATTGGTGAAATCGTGGCAACGATAGCCGAAAAAAATAAAGATTTGACTGGTTTGGTACTGACAGGTGGGGATACGGCAAAAGATGTTTCCCACCATTTAGGCGGAATTGGGTTCCATTTAATTAAACAAGTTGAAGCGGGGATTCCATTAGGTACGCTAATAGGTACGGATGTGAATTATGCAGTTGTAACAAAAGCAGGAGCGTTTGGAGATGAAAGTTCGATTTATCGTGCCATGCGGGAATTGAAGGGAGTTCTTGAAAATGAATAA
- a CDS encoding M14 family zinc carboxypeptidase: protein MRTVFRAGVLFLLIAFIVFLIPTTMENQVFAKRETLSSTTQNYDRVPFNKFRQLLRSNPRLFNNYDYDYTPYSEIPGILDEIEKNSNRVSVEVIGESAGGHKLYSVTIAEPSLGNGKYGNWNMIKKKMIENPVKAQKWIEKHPDFKVPVLVNGSIHGDEYVGTDAVLRLVEHFAYANDAETKNILSNTILVFNVVMNPDGRINGTRYNSNGIDLNRDFLVQTQPETKALVNLMTEWNPTVFLDLHGYVNLIEPTTHPYNPNYEFDLFIKWAMDHARAMENEVVSNSEDYDTAYYQNLDSVTIPYRDMESGWDGYPPIFTTQYNMYHGTYSYTLEAPDNREDGVTWHVNAVMGALKFAAENKTGMLHDQIEIFKRGVNGIHPGDDEDLYPKSYLLPVNGTDPTVTIKAVKHLLKNGVEVERAKKDFTINGEEYDAGTFVVDMNQAKAGMANMMLWKGEDVSDITESMYDIAVSGLPDLWGFEAIGVDEDIRNTRNVNYISHQGELSGKGPYIIPNSSVQAIALVNELLKKDIAVYRGDEGNFFVESQKGSVLRQAVKKSGLHVKTGEMPEKVMSLGDLNVAVLEKGGTKLALERLGFDVKKMKPEAVAKKGLSDVDVLVYSGSDRLPFWLRSKGDYDSFKQTINQFVTDGGKFIAVGKGASAVAKELGLTDLDIHGSDSGYSNAIVRVAYEEDSLLTAGYEENGTGFVYNPVWYTGIDDETVVASFSEEDFFKAGFWKDHEQAQGKPVIVREDGKNVLLMGLRAGFRNYPDHLYRLFSNAIYGETVDVNKKEAMKGFTEYVLQVKQMSQAAK from the coding sequence ATGCGTACTGTATTTCGTGCTGGTGTGCTTTTTCTGCTTATTGCTTTTATTGTTTTTTTAATCCCCACTACTATGGAAAATCAGGTTTTTGCCAAACGAGAAACGCTTTCGTCTACCACCCAGAACTATGACCGGGTTCCGTTTAACAAATTTCGCCAGCTGCTTCGTTCGAATCCCCGGTTATTCAACAACTATGATTATGACTATACACCTTACAGCGAAATTCCCGGGATCTTGGATGAGATTGAAAAGAACAGCAATCGTGTATCGGTAGAAGTGATTGGTGAATCAGCGGGAGGGCATAAACTATACTCTGTGACAATTGCCGAACCGAGTTTGGGAAATGGCAAGTATGGCAACTGGAATATGATTAAGAAGAAAATGATTGAAAATCCTGTTAAGGCACAGAAATGGATTGAGAAACATCCGGATTTTAAAGTGCCTGTTCTCGTAAACGGTTCCATTCATGGTGATGAGTACGTTGGGACGGACGCTGTGTTGCGATTGGTGGAGCATTTCGCATATGCGAATGATGCGGAAACAAAAAATATTTTGAGCAATACGATATTGGTTTTTAATGTTGTGATGAATCCGGATGGCAGAATTAATGGAACCAGATACAACAGCAACGGAATAGACCTGAACAGGGATTTTCTTGTACAGACACAACCGGAAACGAAGGCATTGGTAAATTTAATGACGGAATGGAATCCGACCGTCTTTTTGGATCTCCATGGTTATGTCAATTTAATAGAACCGACGACACATCCATATAACCCAAATTATGAATTTGATTTATTTATCAAATGGGCAATGGATCATGCCCGGGCGATGGAGAATGAAGTGGTTTCCAATTCCGAAGACTATGACACAGCGTACTATCAAAACCTGGATTCCGTTACGATTCCTTATCGTGATATGGAATCCGGCTGGGACGGGTATCCGCCGATTTTCACAACACAATATAACATGTATCACGGAACGTACAGCTATACGCTCGAAGCCCCGGACAACAGGGAGGATGGCGTGACGTGGCATGTCAATGCAGTGATGGGTGCGCTAAAGTTTGCAGCAGAAAATAAAACTGGCATGCTGCATGACCAGATTGAAATTTTCAAGCGTGGCGTAAATGGAATACATCCCGGTGACGATGAGGACTTGTATCCGAAATCTTATCTGCTGCCGGTCAATGGGACTGATCCAACCGTCACGATAAAAGCGGTGAAGCACCTGTTGAAAAATGGTGTGGAAGTCGAACGTGCGAAAAAAGATTTCACCATTAATGGAGAGGAATATGATGCTGGAACATTTGTAGTTGATATGAATCAGGCGAAAGCGGGTATGGCGAACATGATGCTTTGGAAAGGGGAAGATGTAAGCGACATTACCGAATCGATGTACGATATCGCGGTGTCAGGCCTGCCGGACTTATGGGGATTTGAAGCAATCGGAGTGGATGAGGATATTCGTAATACCAGAAATGTGAACTATATTTCTCATCAGGGAGAGTTGTCAGGAAAGGGACCTTACATCATTCCAAATAGTTCCGTTCAGGCAATTGCGCTTGTGAATGAATTGCTGAAAAAGGATATAGCGGTTTACAGGGGCGATGAAGGAAATTTCTTTGTGGAAAGTCAAAAAGGAAGTGTTTTACGGCAAGCAGTTAAGAAGTCGGGTTTGCACGTGAAAACCGGTGAAATGCCTGAGAAGGTCATGTCATTAGGTGATTTGAATGTTGCTGTATTGGAGAAAGGCGGAACAAAACTTGCGCTGGAGCGGCTGGGTTTTGATGTGAAAAAAATGAAACCTGAAGCAGTGGCGAAAAAGGGGCTATCCGATGTTGATGTGCTCGTATACAGCGGGTCAGACCGGTTACCCTTCTGGCTGAGAAGTAAGGGAGATTATGACAGTTTTAAACAAACGATAAACCAATTCGTAACAGACGGCGGAAAGTTTATTGCAGTGGGCAAAGGGGCCTCTGCAGTCGCCAAAGAGTTGGGATTAACAGATCTTGATATTCACGGATCGGATAGCGGCTACAGCAATGCGATTGTCCGTGTAGCGTACGAGGAAGACAGTCTGCTGACAGCTGGTTATGAAGAAAATGGCACAGGCTTTGTCTATAATCCTGTCTGGTATACGGGTATTGATGACGAGACAGTAGTGGCTTCGTTTTCGGAGGAAGACTTTTTCAAGGCCGGCTTCTGGAAAGACCATGAACAGGCTCAGGGAAAACCTGTCATTGTAAGGGAAGATGGAAAGAACGTTCTGTTGATGGGACTTCGTGCCGGATTCCGAAATTATCCGGATCATTTGTACAGGCTGTTTTCGAATGCTATTTATGGAGAGACAGTTGATGTGAATAAGAAAGAGGCTATGAAAGGTTTCACGGAGTATGTTCTACAAGTTAAGCAAATGAGTCAGGCAGCGAAGTAA
- a CDS encoding sigma-70 family RNA polymerase sigma factor, with product MESKLAFEEIFEQNKRRIYHQIHNLNINDPQNEFFQEGLIAMWNAYEKYQPDKGPMTTYFNYSIRNRLIDRMRKDKAYYNLIKKVKEYQLIQHTDGNHHNGGGVLKRLAANQVQPLIDPEFWKALKANLTVKQWKWICFYIIEGMSYKEIAAMENTTEDAVKGWGREMRKKLRDAEFRKKIGL from the coding sequence ATGGAAAGTAAATTGGCCTTTGAAGAGATTTTTGAACAAAACAAAAGACGGATTTACCATCAGATTCACAATTTGAACATCAATGACCCGCAGAATGAGTTTTTTCAGGAAGGCCTGATTGCCATGTGGAACGCCTATGAAAAATACCAGCCGGATAAAGGTCCAATGACTACATACTTCAACTACTCCATTCGAAATCGTCTGATTGATCGAATGCGGAAGGACAAGGCTTATTACAATTTGATTAAAAAGGTGAAAGAATACCAGTTGATACAGCATACGGATGGCAATCATCACAATGGTGGTGGTGTTTTAAAACGTCTTGCCGCTAATCAGGTACAACCATTGATTGATCCTGAATTTTGGAAGGCATTAAAAGCAAACTTGACGGTAAAACAGTGGAAATGGATTTGTTTTTATATTATTGAGGGTATGTCGTATAAGGAAATAGCCGCGATGGAAAATACAACTGAGGATGCTGTGAAAGGCTGGGGGAGGGAGATGAGGAAGAAGCTGCGTGATGCGGAGTTTAGGAAGAAGATTGGATTGTGA
- a CDS encoding 2-keto-3-deoxygluconate permease, which produces MRIKASIEKVPGGMMVVPLLLAAILNTFAPDLLRIGNFTQALFVDGASTLIALFLLCTGAQINLKNVGVSLGKGATLLTTKWLVGAAVGLIAYMFAGDNGLWLGLAPIAIIAAMTNSNGGLYVALVGQYGDKTDRAAYSLLALNDGPFFTMVALSIFGAMGFVNGFFSFVSFIAVLLPIIVGMVLGNLDEEMREFFDKGSAMLIPFFAFALGMGIDFGAIIEGGLSGVILGLATVFLTGTAGYFIFKAFKWNPIAGASEGSTAGNAVATPAAIAAASASFASHVDLATVQVAASTVTTAVLLPIYIGFLVKRLEKKGLTVPDDYIME; this is translated from the coding sequence ATGAGAATTAAAGCGTCAATTGAAAAAGTTCCTGGTGGTATGATGGTTGTTCCATTGTTGCTTGCTGCAATACTAAACACTTTTGCACCCGATTTACTAAGAATAGGTAACTTCACGCAGGCATTGTTCGTTGATGGGGCAAGCACACTTATCGCACTATTTCTATTATGTACAGGAGCACAAATTAATTTAAAAAATGTCGGTGTAAGCCTTGGTAAAGGTGCAACATTGTTAACAACGAAGTGGCTCGTAGGTGCAGCTGTCGGTTTAATAGCATACATGTTTGCTGGAGATAATGGGCTTTGGCTAGGTTTAGCGCCTATTGCAATTATTGCCGCTATGACCAATAGTAATGGTGGATTGTATGTGGCACTCGTTGGTCAGTATGGAGACAAAACGGATCGTGCAGCATATTCCTTGCTTGCATTGAATGATGGCCCTTTCTTTACGATGGTAGCGTTGTCTATATTCGGTGCTATGGGATTTGTTAACGGATTCTTTTCATTTGTATCATTTATAGCAGTTTTATTACCAATTATAGTTGGAATGGTGTTAGGTAATTTAGATGAAGAAATGAGAGAGTTCTTTGATAAAGGAAGTGCAATGTTAATTCCGTTCTTTGCCTTCGCATTAGGTATGGGGATTGATTTTGGCGCAATTATTGAAGGTGGATTATCGGGTGTAATCCTTGGCTTGGCAACAGTATTCCTGACTGGTACAGCGGGTTATTTTATATTTAAAGCATTTAAATGGAATCCGATTGCTGGAGCGTCTGAAGGTTCAACGGCAGGTAACGCAGTAGCAACACCTGCTGCGATTGCAGCTGCCAGTGCCAGCTTTGCATCACATGTCGATCTGGCTACAGTGCAAGTTGCCGCATCTACTGTTACAACAGCAGTTTTACTTCCGATATATATAGGATTTCTTGTGAAACGTCTTGAGAAAAAAGGTTTAACAGTACCGGATGACTATATTATGGAGTAA
- the putP gene encoding sodium/proline symporter PutP: MEIGIFISLGIYMLGMLLIGYWSYRRTKNLSDYMLGGRDLGPAVTALSAGASDMSGWMVMGLPGAMYVTGLASAWLAIGLTIGAYVNYLILAPRLRTYTEIAKDSITIPDYLENRFFDTSNILRLISGIFILIFFILYASAGMVAGGKLFESAFGMGYHVGLFLTVGVVVVYTLFGGFLAVSMTDFVQGIIMFTALVLVPIVAITDVGGTQTLLDDLQRIDPSLLDFFKGASFVTIISFLAWGLGYFGQPHIIVRFMAIKSMKDLRAARRIGIGWMAISIVGAMLVGLVGVAYFNGFGVINDPETVLIHFAEVLFNPYITGFILAAILAAIMSTVSSQLLVTSSAVTEDFYRTFIRQNASDKELVFVGRLAVLIVAIIALVLAYSPNDTILGLVGNAWAGFGAAFGPAILLSLYWKRMTISGAIAGMVVGGLTIVVWLLVPSLANSELYELIPGFFLSLIAVVVVSLMTKNPEKQVQDQFEEMEEKMKEY; encoded by the coding sequence GTGGAAATCGGAATATTTATTTCTTTGGGCATTTATATGCTCGGAATGCTATTAATTGGTTATTGGTCTTATCGAAGAACAAAGAACCTTTCAGATTATATGTTAGGTGGACGTGATTTGGGTCCGGCAGTCACTGCGCTGTCTGCAGGGGCATCCGACATGAGTGGCTGGATGGTTATGGGACTGCCTGGGGCGATGTATGTAACGGGACTCGCAAGTGCTTGGCTTGCAATAGGTCTTACCATTGGGGCATATGTAAACTATTTAATATTGGCGCCCAGATTAAGGACATACACGGAAATCGCAAAAGACTCCATCACGATTCCCGACTATTTGGAAAATCGTTTTTTTGACACATCTAATATATTACGCCTGATTTCAGGTATCTTTATATTAATCTTTTTCATTTTATATGCATCGGCCGGCATGGTTGCAGGCGGTAAATTATTTGAAAGTGCATTTGGAATGGGATATCACGTCGGGCTGTTTCTAACAGTAGGTGTTGTCGTCGTCTATACGCTGTTTGGCGGTTTCCTTGCTGTAAGCATGACTGACTTTGTGCAAGGTATTATCATGTTTACGGCACTCGTATTGGTCCCTATCGTGGCGATTACGGATGTTGGGGGAACCCAGACATTACTTGATGATTTACAGCGGATAGATCCGTCACTATTGGACTTTTTTAAAGGGGCTTCATTTGTGACAATCATATCCTTCTTGGCATGGGGGCTTGGTTATTTTGGACAGCCTCACATCATTGTACGGTTTATGGCAATAAAATCAATGAAAGATTTAAGGGCAGCGCGTCGAATTGGAATTGGCTGGATGGCCATCTCTATCGTCGGTGCAATGCTGGTTGGCCTTGTGGGTGTTGCCTATTTCAATGGATTCGGGGTCATTAACGATCCGGAAACGGTGTTAATTCATTTTGCCGAAGTCTTATTTAACCCGTATATCACAGGTTTCATTTTAGCGGCAATTCTGGCGGCAATCATGAGTACAGTGTCTTCACAGCTGCTTGTGACATCAAGCGCCGTTACAGAAGACTTTTATCGAACTTTCATTAGACAGAATGCATCTGACAAAGAACTTGTCTTCGTCGGAAGGTTGGCAGTCCTGATTGTTGCGATTATTGCCCTGGTCCTTGCCTATTCACCAAATGATACGATTTTAGGTCTTGTAGGAAACGCATGGGCAGGATTTGGTGCCGCATTTGGCCCGGCAATACTACTCAGCCTGTACTGGAAACGCATGACGATATCCGGAGCAATTGCGGGTATGGTTGTCGGTGGACTGACAATTGTTGTTTGGCTGCTTGTTCCAAGCCTGGCTAACTCTGAACTATATGAATTAATTCCAGGGTTCTTCCTGAGTTTGATTGCTGTTGTTGTCGTTAGTTTAATGACGAAGAATCCGGAAAAACAGGTGCAAGATCAGTTTGAGGAAATGGAAGAGAAAATGAAGGAGTACTAA
- a CDS encoding DUF1646 family protein, with product MITGLMIILLLVLFLPFTKVVEKNLEVFLFIMGIASVLVSQVLDWELTKEALVHPINITLAVLIAGLLFRWFQGPIEKGILGISKAMPYRLFIALFVIILGLLSSVITAIIAAIILVSVISVLPIDRKSEIRLVVLACFAIGLGAALTPIGEPLSTIVVSKLDENFFYLLKLVGRSVIPAVIIFGILAAFFVKSREESEAIMAGGEMAAGKEIGSNKAANSDGEAKTIAKTESEPQVESYAEIIFRSFKIYLFVVALTFLGAGFEPFIEKYLLGLSPLVLYWINMISAVLDNATLAAAEVSPAMDSQTIKAILMGLMISGGMLIPGNIPNIIAAGKLKITSLEYAKFAFPIGLIAMTGYFVVVLVTNL from the coding sequence ATGATAACTGGATTAATGATAATATTGTTGCTTGTACTATTTTTACCTTTCACAAAAGTGGTTGAAAAGAATCTGGAAGTGTTTTTATTTATTATGGGTATTGCATCTGTACTGGTCAGTCAGGTGTTAGATTGGGAACTTACAAAAGAGGCGCTCGTACATCCGATTAATATTACGTTGGCTGTACTAATTGCGGGGCTGCTATTCCGCTGGTTCCAGGGGCCGATTGAAAAAGGAATTTTAGGGATAAGTAAGGCTATGCCATACCGTTTGTTTATTGCACTTTTTGTAATCATTCTGGGGCTTCTATCCAGTGTGATTACGGCAATTATCGCAGCAATCATTCTTGTTTCGGTAATCAGTGTGCTGCCTATTGACCGCAAATCAGAAATTCGTTTAGTTGTTTTGGCTTGTTTTGCGATAGGATTGGGTGCTGCACTTACTCCAATTGGCGAGCCGCTTTCGACAATTGTTGTAAGTAAACTGGACGAAAACTTCTTTTATTTACTTAAACTTGTTGGCAGATCTGTAATACCGGCAGTAATTATTTTTGGAATCCTTGCTGCATTCTTTGTTAAATCAAGAGAAGAATCAGAAGCAATTATGGCCGGCGGTGAGATGGCAGCGGGAAAAGAAATAGGTTCGAATAAGGCTGCCAACAGTGATGGGGAAGCAAAAACCATTGCGAAAACAGAATCAGAGCCACAGGTTGAGTCGTATGCGGAAATTATTTTTCGCAGTTTCAAAATATACTTATTTGTTGTGGCATTGACATTTCTCGGTGCAGGATTTGAGCCATTTATCGAAAAATATTTGCTCGGTCTCAGTCCGTTAGTGTTATATTGGATCAATATGATTTCAGCCGTACTGGACAATGCAACGCTTGCTGCCGCAGAAGTTAGTCCTGCAATGGATTCACAGACTATCAAGGCAATCCTGATGGGGTTAATGATCAGTGGTGGCATGCTAATTCCGGGAAATATACCGAATATCATTGCCGCTGGTAAACTCAAAATCACCAGTCTGGAGTATGCCAAATTCGCCTTCCCAATTGGCTTAATTGCTATGACAGGATATTTTGTCGTTGTTCTAGTGACAAATTTGTAG
- the pdxA gene encoding 4-hydroxythreonine-4-phosphate dehydrogenase PdxA — protein MNKKPIVGITMGDASGVGPEIIVKSLQNKYLYEQSHPIVIGDAKMLKRAAEVLGIDLKVKEIGPDSDFTTEYGEIACYDLNLLSEDLPFGYVSPEAGHAAYEYLKTAIELANDNRIEAICTAPLNKEALHKGGHVYPGHTEILAELTDTKDFSMMLSSPKLKVIHVTTHVGLIDAINMINPERVYKVIHLAHETLSNSGVYKPKIGVCGINPHAGENGLFGYGEEEEKIIPAIRRAVEEGVNVVGPLPADTLFFRAQRGDFDIVVAMYHDQGHGPIKVLGLEAGVNITVGLPIIRTSVDHGTAFDIAGTGKADERSMLEALRQAIELAPKK, from the coding sequence ATGAATAAAAAACCGATCGTGGGTATTACAATGGGAGATGCATCAGGAGTAGGTCCAGAGATCATTGTGAAAAGTTTACAAAATAAGTATCTATATGAACAGTCCCATCCGATTGTAATTGGCGATGCAAAAATGTTAAAGCGTGCTGCCGAAGTTTTGGGAATTGATTTAAAAGTTAAGGAAATTGGCCCTGATTCTGATTTCACAACAGAATATGGTGAAATAGCTTGTTATGACTTGAACTTACTTTCCGAAGATTTACCGTTTGGGTATGTATCTCCTGAAGCAGGGCATGCTGCATATGAATATTTAAAGACCGCTATTGAACTTGCTAATGATAATCGTATTGAGGCAATTTGTACTGCCCCTTTAAATAAAGAAGCATTGCATAAAGGCGGTCATGTATATCCTGGACATACAGAAATTTTGGCTGAGTTAACAGATACCAAAGATTTTTCTATGATGCTTTCTTCTCCTAAATTAAAGGTGATTCATGTTACAACTCATGTGGGATTAATCGATGCCATAAATATGATTAATCCGGAACGAGTTTATAAAGTAATTCATTTAGCACATGAAACACTTAGTAACTCGGGTGTTTATAAGCCGAAAATAGGTGTATGCGGAATTAATCCACATGCTGGAGAAAATGGCTTATTTGGTTACGGAGAAGAAGAAGAAAAAATCATCCCAGCTATTAGGCGCGCAGTTGAAGAAGGTGTTAATGTTGTAGGACCACTTCCGGCCGACACATTATTTTTTCGAGCACAACGTGGAGATTTTGATATTGTAGTGGCTATGTACCACGATCAAGGACATGGGCCAATAAAAGTTTTGGGACTCGAGGCCGGCGTCAATATAACGGTTGGCCTTCCAATTATACGAACAAGCGTAGATCACGGAACAGCATTTGACATTGCAGGTACTGGCAAAGCTGACGAAAGAAGCATGTTAGAAGCACTAAGACAAGCAATTGAACTAGCACCGAAGAAGTAG